Proteins found in one Cataglyphis hispanica isolate Lineage 1 chromosome 15, ULB_Chis1_1.0, whole genome shotgun sequence genomic segment:
- the LOC126855073 gene encoding lysosomal thioesterase PPT2 homolog has protein sequence MTSTNFVIHIYLFLVFLLSCYQAKSYHAVVIIHGVLTGSDSMETISNRIQEIHPGTPVYNTVRFAGWSSLEPMWQQVEEIGMDVLSIGAAFPEGINLIGYSQGGLLARAILQRFPMHNVRNFISLSSPQAGQYGTRFLHLFFPDLVCETAYELFYSRLGQHTSVGNYWNDPYHQELYFKYSKFLPYVNNEIDVYNNSDYKTGLTKLKRMILIGGPDDGVITPWQSSHFGYYDNNNTVIEMRDRSIYKNDSIGLKTLDKQGKLKLITVPGIPHTEWHKNISIIDHFLLPHLD, from the exons ATGACAAGTACAAATTTtgtgatacatatttatttgtttttagtctttttattatcgtgTTATCAAGCAAAATCATATCACGCTGTAGTCATAATTCATGGAGTCCTTACTGGAAGCGATAGCATGGAAACAATTAGTAACAGAATCCAGGAG atACACCCTGGGACTCCAGTTTATAATACTGTCAGGTTTGCAGGCTGGAGTAGCCTGGAACCTATGTGGCAACAGGTAGAGGAAATTGGTATGGATGTACTTTCTATAGGTGCTGCATTTCCTGaaggaattaatttaatagggTACAGCCAGGGTGGTTTATTAGCTAGAGCAATATTACAAAGATTTCCGATGCataatgtaagaaattttatttctttgagtTCGCCACAAGCAGGACAATATGgaa cACGTTTTCTGCATTTGTTCTTTCCTGATCTAGTTTGTGAAACTGCCTATGAACTTTTTTATTCACGACTTGGACAACATACTAGTGTTGGAAATTATTGGAATGATCCTTATCAtcaa gaactatattttaaatacagcaAATTTTTACCATATGTGAACAATGAAATAGATGTTTACAATAATTCTGATTATAAAACAGGTCTAACTAAGCTAAAACGTATGATACTTATCGGAGGACCAGATGATGGGGTTATCACTCCATGGCAAAGTAGCCATTTTggatattatgataataacaaCACTGTGATAGAAATGCGTGACAGATCTATTTATAAGAATGATTCAATTGGCTTGAAAACATTAGATAAACAGGGAAAACTAAAACTCATTACTGTACCAGGAATTCCTCATACTGAAtggcataaaaatatctcaataatagATCACTTTTTATTACCACacttagattaa
- the LOC126855059 gene encoding venom serine carboxypeptidase — translation MNSVLILSLSLLLFALPYETCGFLNVYPKLKEYPLAEGEDAGTPLYLTPLIENGKIEEARAKAIVQHKEMGDVSSYSGYFTVDKEYNSNLFFWFFPAMHNPKTAPVVLWLQGGPGGTSMFGLFLENGPFIVTANKTLKMRKYSWTLTHNVIYIDNPVGTGFSFTDNEKGYARNETDVGRNIHTALVQFFLLFPELQNNDFFVTGESYAGKYVPAVSHAIKDYNIKAETKINLKGLAIGNGLCDPENQLLYSDYLYQIGLIDRNGKAEFQKYEEEAREFIKQKKFVQAFEIFDILLNGDLNGTPSLFYNLTGFNYYFNYLKIKDNNDSDWMSEWIQRADVRYAIHVGNNTFNVEASNVEEYLKADVMQSIVVLLIDLLKHYRVLIYNGQLDIIVAYPLTENYIQKLQWSGANKYAEAPRKLWKVGNELAGYTKHVDNLTEVLVRNAGHMVPSDQPKWALDLITRFTHNKKF, via the exons ATGAATAGTGTGCTCATTTTAAGTCTGAGCTTATTACTCTTCGCATTACCATATGAAACATGTGGATTCTTGAACGTATATCCGAAACTGAAGGAATATCCTCTCGCTGAAGGAGAGGATGCTGGTACGCCGCTTTATCTTACGCCTTTaatagaaaatggaaaaatcgAAGAGGCACGAGCAAAGGCTATCGTTCAACACAAGGAGATGGGCGATGTTAGCAGTTACTCGGGTTATTTCACAGTAGATAAAGAGTACAAttcaaatcttttcttttggTTCTTCCCAGCTATG CATAATCCAAAGACTGCGCCAGTAGTATTATGGCTACAAGGTGGACCAGGTGGAACTTCAATGTTTGGTCTTTTTCTGGAAAATGGCCCATTCATTGTAACtgctaataaaactttaaaaatgcgaaaatattCATGGACCTTAACACacaatgtaatatacattGATAATCCAGTTGGTACTGGCTTTAGTTTTACTGATAACGAGAAGGGATATGCCAGAAACGAAACAGATGTAGGGAGAAATATTCATACTGCCTTGGTACAATTTTTCCTGTTGTTCCCAGAgttacaaaataatgatttctttGTTACTGGTGAGTCATATGCTGGGAAATATGTGCCAGCAGTGTCTCATGCCATTAAAGATTACAATATCAAAgcagaaacaaaaattaacttgAAAGGTCTAGCCATTGGCAATGGATTATGTGATCCAGAGAATCAATTGCTATATAGTGATTATTTGTATCAAATCGGACTAATAGATCGAAATGGAAAAGCCGAATTCCAAAAATACGAAGAAGAAGCTCGTGAGTTTATTAAACAGAAGAAATTCGTTCAAGCGTTTGAGATTTTTGATATACTTCTTAATGGCGATTTAAATGGCACTCCATCTCTTTTCTACAATTTAActggttttaattattatttcaactatttaaaaataaaagataacaatGATTCTGATTGGATGTCCGAGTGGATTCAGAGAGCTGATGTAAGATATGCTATACATGTTggtaataatacttttaatgtTGAAGCCAGCAATGTCGAAGAATATCTAAAAGCAGACGTCATGCAATCTATAGTAGTTCTTTTAATAGATCTTCTAAAGCACTATAGAGTACTCATCTACAATGGACAATTGGATATCATTGTGGCATATCCTCTCACtgagaattatatacaaaagttaCAATGGTCTGGAGCAAACAAATATGCAGAAGCGCCAAGAAAGTTGTGGAAAGTCGGAAATGAATTAGCAGGCTATACAAAACATGTTGACAATTTAACAGAAGTTCTTGTACGAAATGCTGGTCACATGGTTCCTTCCGATCAGCCAAAATGGGCATTAGATCTAATTACTCGTTTTAcacataataagaaattttaa
- the LOC126855072 gene encoding uncharacterized protein LOC126855072 encodes MNDSFLEDLEPILKQSKKKTQEQMDCYVTTRNATSSPLPEFLEQDERDNVVQPQKKHSLITVSNTFTGSKDSLKDSKKQSDQNMKKLSVNAKVIEKTEKAVDSKAKPVDIKIKIENKQHNINEEQKIKLQDARYLKIPENKIVKDRMRRSGSHKETIHSLNTSSKENRHSPDSSNHSFDASSKENRPSDSSREVSSYLIKEKEKLPNKSKKSGFKIQDQDPVGLLTAIKELISMYTKQESTKILRAMEELHINSQATLIKNLLEQTDDVVKEMHSCKDSARMKALIEENEHLHQELNALRVQNEDQQNKLEFLKQENAALKMKCQELT; translated from the coding sequence atgaatgaTTCTTTTTTGGAAGATTTAGAGCCAATACTAAAacaatcaaagaaaaaaactcaGGAGCAAATGGATTGCTATGTAACTACCAGGAATGCTACTTCATCTCCATTACCTGAGTTCTTGGAACAGGATGAAAGGGATAATGTTGTGCAACCACAGAAGAAACATTCCCTTATAACAGTTTCAAATACATTTACAGGGAGTAAAGATTCTTTAAAGGATTCTAAGAAACAATCTgatcaaaatatgaaaaagctTTCTGTAAATGCAAAAGTAATTGAGAAAACTGAAAAGGCTGTAGATAGTAAAGCGAAGCctgtagatataaaaataaaaattgagaataaaCAGCACAACATTAACgaagaacaaaaaataaaattacaagacGCAAGATATCTTAAGATacctgaaaataaaattgtaaaagatcGTATGCGTCGTTCCGGATCACATAAGGAAACTATTCATTCCTTAAATACTTCCAGTAAGGAGAATAGACATTCTCCTGATTCTTCCAATCATTCTTTTGATGCTTCCAGTAAGGAAAATCGTCCTTCAGATTCTTCCAGAGAGGTTAgttcttatttgattaaagagaaggaaaaattgCCTAATAAATCGAAGAAATCGGgttttaaaatacaagatCAAGATCCAGTTGGTTTACTTACGGCTATTAAAGAACTAATAAGTATGTACACTAAACAAGAGAGTACGAAGATACTACGTGCTATGGAGGAGCTGCATATAAACTCCCAAGctactttgataaaaaatctctTGGAGCAGACAGATGATGTGGTCAAAGAAATGCATTCCTGCAAAGATTCTGCTAGAATGAAAGCTTTGATTGAAGAGAATGAGCACTTACACCAAGAGTTAAATGCTTTGCGAGTGCAAAATGAGGATCAGcagaataaattagaattcttaaaacaagaaaatgcTGCCTTAAAAATGAAGTGCCAAGAATTGACATAA